One genomic window of Gemmatimonadaceae bacterium includes the following:
- a CDS encoding VCBS repeat-containing protein yields the protein MRPRHVAFVLCVAIALTAVPATADAQVPSPITIRAGTLIDGRGAIRRNMVVTVSGARIQRIAPYQAGMVISHDLSAYTLLPGFIDTHVHIDSHFGRDGRAQNQGESATQRLRAATDNAYVTLAAGFTTIQSLGAASDTALRSLIERGDAFGPRIISSMGSFSDTTRTPEQVRAWVREQVASGADLIKIFASKSIREGGGQTLSDAQIEAACSEARALGKRSWVHAHAASAVRAAADAGCFAVTHGSQVTNAELALMAAKGTYFEPNIGLVSQNYLENKSRYLGIGNYDEAGFAFMQDGIPRKLEMFRRAMTVPGLKLLAGTDATAGAHGQNAREVVYRVQVAGQSAMDAILSITSRAAESLGLSTRIGRIAIGYDADLVAVAGDPLLDIAALQRVAFVMRGGAVLKGLSPQFKNLQPQVFADGATLANAFADFDGDGDADLFVGFNGAANRLYRNDRGLFTDVAGPAGVADARATRAVAWSDYDQDGDPDLLVGFAPGDASVIKLYRNDAGRFTDVTATAGLGRDSAAVRQFSWIDFDGDNDLDLFVALRDRPNLMFRNDAGRFTDIAGTIGLADSRRSVGAVWFDYDADGDLDLYVANQDGDKNGLFRNDAGRFTDVADAAGVAWAGRTPNDATNGTVRPCTADVDGDGRLDLFAANYGRNGLMLNRGNGRFEDASVSWGVAMDARFDACAFEDFDNDGRIDLYVNGTVTGGVSYRDYLYRNTGHSLEPVTPDNLSALPADHGVQWADVDGDGAMDLALTGTAEQGIHGVWRNMLDAGAARRSLAVQVSDAAGRHTRAGAEVRVYAAGTRRVLGVRMLDTGSGYNAQNDLPVHFGLPTRGRVDIEVIWPAAGKRNSTVVRGVDAAAFSHGVLKVTVR from the coding sequence ATGAGACCTCGCCATGTTGCGTTTGTCCTGTGCGTCGCCATCGCGCTCACCGCAGTTCCGGCGACTGCGGATGCCCAGGTGCCGTCCCCGATCACCATCCGGGCCGGCACGCTCATTGACGGACGTGGTGCCATCCGTCGAAACATGGTGGTCACCGTCAGCGGCGCGCGCATCCAACGCATCGCGCCCTACCAAGCCGGAATGGTCATCTCGCATGATCTCTCGGCGTACACGCTGCTGCCGGGATTCATCGACACGCACGTGCACATCGATTCGCACTTCGGCCGTGATGGTCGCGCCCAGAACCAGGGGGAGTCCGCCACTCAGCGACTGCGGGCCGCGACGGACAACGCCTATGTCACGCTCGCGGCGGGATTCACCACCATCCAGTCACTCGGCGCGGCCAGCGATACCGCACTCCGTTCGTTGATCGAACGCGGTGACGCGTTCGGGCCACGCATCATCTCGTCGATGGGATCGTTCAGCGACACCACTCGCACGCCGGAACAGGTGCGCGCCTGGGTGCGTGAGCAAGTGGCAAGCGGTGCCGACCTGATCAAGATTTTCGCCAGCAAGAGTATTCGCGAAGGCGGCGGCCAGACGCTGTCCGATGCACAAATCGAGGCTGCGTGCAGCGAGGCCAGGGCGTTGGGCAAGCGCAGCTGGGTGCACGCCCATGCGGCGTCCGCCGTTCGGGCGGCCGCCGACGCCGGGTGTTTTGCGGTCACGCATGGCAGCCAGGTCACCAACGCCGAGCTCGCGCTGATGGCCGCCAAGGGCACGTACTTCGAGCCGAACATCGGGCTTGTGTCCCAGAACTACCTCGAGAACAAGTCGCGATATCTGGGAATCGGCAACTATGACGAAGCCGGTTTCGCGTTCATGCAGGACGGAATTCCGCGCAAACTCGAGATGTTCCGCCGGGCCATGACGGTGCCCGGACTCAAGCTCCTTGCCGGCACGGACGCCACGGCGGGCGCGCACGGACAGAACGCCCGCGAAGTCGTGTATCGCGTGCAAGTCGCTGGCCAGTCGGCCATGGACGCGATTCTCTCCATCACGTCACGCGCGGCGGAGTCACTGGGCTTGTCCACGCGGATCGGCCGCATCGCCATCGGATACGACGCCGACCTCGTGGCGGTTGCCGGCGATCCGCTGCTCGACATTGCGGCGCTGCAGCGGGTGGCGTTCGTCATGCGAGGCGGCGCCGTGCTGAAGGGCTTGTCGCCGCAATTCAAGAACCTCCAGCCTCAGGTATTTGCCGACGGGGCAACTCTGGCCAACGCCTTCGCCGATTTCGATGGCGACGGTGACGCGGACCTGTTTGTTGGTTTCAATGGTGCGGCCAACCGGCTGTACCGCAACGACCGAGGGCTGTTCACCGATGTGGCGGGACCGGCCGGCGTAGCCGATGCGCGCGCCACGCGTGCCGTCGCATGGAGCGACTACGATCAGGACGGCGACCCCGATTTGCTGGTGGGATTTGCCCCAGGTGACGCATCGGTGATCAAACTGTATCGCAACGATGCCGGTCGATTCACCGACGTGACGGCGACCGCGGGGCTTGGACGCGATTCGGCCGCCGTGCGTCAGTTCTCGTGGATCGACTTCGACGGTGACAACGATCTCGATCTGTTCGTCGCCTTGCGCGACCGTCCCAACCTCATGTTTCGCAACGACGCCGGACGTTTCACCGACATCGCCGGCACGATTGGACTGGCCGACTCTCGGCGAAGCGTGGGCGCGGTGTGGTTTGACTACGACGCCGACGGTGACCTCGATCTCTACGTAGCCAATCAGGACGGGGACAAGAACGGCCTGTTCCGCAACGACGCGGGTCGGTTCACCGATGTGGCTGACGCGGCCGGCGTGGCGTGGGCAGGTCGCACACCCAACGACGCCACCAACGGCACGGTGCGCCCCTGCACGGCCGATGTCGACGGTGATGGTCGACTCGATCTGTTCGCTGCCAACTACGGTCGCAATGGACTGATGCTCAATCGCGGCAACGGACGGTTTGAGGATGCATCGGTCTCGTGGGGCGTGGCCATGGATGCCCGTTTCGATGCCTGCGCCTTTGAGGACTTTGACAACGACGGACGCATTGACCTGTACGTGAACGGCACGGTGACCGGCGGCGTGAGTTATCGCGACTACCTGTATCGCAACACCGGGCATTCGCTCGAACCTGTGACGCCGGATAACCTCTCCGCACTGCCGGCTGACCACGGCGTGCAGTGGGCCGATGTCGACGGTGACGGCGCAATGGACCTGGCGCTCACCGGCACCGCCGAACAAGGCATCCATGGTGTCTGGCGAAATATGCTGGACGCGGGCGCCGCCAGGCGTTCGCTTGCGGTCCAGGTGTCGGACGCGGCCGGGCGGCATACGCGCGCTGGCGCCGAAGTCCGCGTGTATGCGGCGGGAACGCGTCGCGTGCTTGGCGTTCGCATGCTGGACACAGGATCCGGTTATAACGCACAGAACGATTTGCCCGTGCACTTCGGCCTGCCAACGCGCGGACGGGTGGACATCGAAGTGATCTGGCCGGCAGCCGGAAAGCGGAATTCGACGGTCGTGCGCGGTGTCGACGCCGCCGCATTCAGCCACGGGGTGCTCAAAGTGACAGTCCGATAA
- a CDS encoding metal-dependent hydrolase, whose amino-acid sequence MDNVTHALAGLLMADAATAWIERRTKTPANRKLRRAAIGVGLIAAELPDADLLYSGPVVGMGKLGYLLHHRGHTHTIVFAVAGALLMWWLVMTVRRRAGESFDAREGLPLLVLALAGTLSHLLLDFTNTYGVHPFWPFDNRWVYGDAVFIVEPWLWVVAIPPLLFGARRFSGRVVLSVLLCVILAAAWTLGEMTRTLALVITIATAFWLGLQHWIPVSRRVTAGLVAWGVVELVFAASSGQAKVAVQRPRFSDETVAEVVVSPGAGSPFCFEALVVTLTMREYRVRSATIAPWPNLHLSSAMSPHACRARALGSRFDGLQGVIRLPAGNDPGVTWGEQWSAPRAELIALAASHCEVSGALRFLRVPVWVRESDASVRLSDARFGTGTGGFTDLPVREGPCSLPARAWIPPWTPPRADVLSLPPSPAR is encoded by the coding sequence ATGGACAACGTCACACACGCACTGGCCGGACTCCTGATGGCCGACGCCGCGACCGCGTGGATTGAGCGCCGCACGAAAACGCCGGCCAACCGGAAGCTTCGTCGCGCGGCCATCGGTGTCGGCCTCATTGCTGCCGAATTGCCCGATGCCGATCTACTGTACTCGGGACCAGTCGTGGGGATGGGGAAACTGGGTTATCTCCTGCATCACCGCGGTCACACGCACACCATCGTCTTCGCCGTCGCGGGCGCGTTGCTGATGTGGTGGCTGGTGATGACCGTGCGACGACGCGCCGGCGAATCGTTCGACGCACGCGAGGGGCTGCCCCTGCTCGTCCTGGCGCTGGCTGGCACGTTGTCACATCTGCTGCTGGACTTCACCAACACGTACGGGGTGCATCCGTTCTGGCCGTTCGATAATCGGTGGGTGTATGGCGACGCGGTGTTCATCGTCGAACCCTGGCTTTGGGTCGTGGCCATACCGCCGCTGTTGTTTGGCGCCCGCCGCTTCAGCGGCCGTGTGGTGCTGTCGGTTCTCCTGTGTGTCATTCTCGCCGCAGCATGGACGCTGGGAGAAATGACGCGCACACTCGCATTGGTCATCACCATCGCCACGGCGTTCTGGTTGGGGCTTCAGCACTGGATCCCCGTGTCTCGGCGGGTCACCGCTGGTCTGGTGGCCTGGGGCGTCGTGGAGCTGGTGTTCGCCGCGTCCAGCGGGCAGGCGAAGGTCGCCGTGCAACGTCCGCGCTTTTCGGACGAGACTGTTGCCGAGGTGGTCGTTTCACCCGGCGCGGGCAGCCCGTTCTGCTTCGAGGCACTGGTGGTGACGCTCACCATGCGCGAGTACCGCGTGCGTTCCGCCACCATCGCGCCGTGGCCCAACCTGCACCTATCGTCAGCCATGTCGCCCCACGCCTGTCGCGCGCGTGCCCTGGGGTCGCGATTTGACGGCCTGCAGGGTGTGATCAGGCTTCCCGCCGGCAACGATCCCGGCGTGACGTGGGGCGAACAATGGTCGGCGCCGCGTGCGGAGTTGATCGCCCTGGCGGCTTCACATTGTGAGGTGTCGGGGGCACTGCGCTTTTTGCGGGTGCCGGTGTGGGTGCGCGAGAGCGACGCCAGCGTGCGACTGTCCGATGCGCGATTCGGCACCGGGACCGGTGGGTTTACCGACCTCCCAGTCCGGGAAGGGCCATGTTCACTACCGGCGCGGGCGTGGATTCCGCCGTGGACTCCTCCGCGGGCCGACGTACTCAGCCTGCCGCCGAGTCCGGCGCGCTGA
- a CDS encoding carbohydrate binding family 9 domain-containing protein — MPRLFDAEGNPSVRPWVWAGFVAALALLAVPPRASAQRNLDASAATAAEPGSRRTMVREPSGKVTVRATPLSAPVTFDGAVDEAMYRLTEPYTDFVQQEPHEGAPATERTEAWIFFDDKYIYVAAKLYESHPEHRVANDMRRDAPNLYNNDHLAVMFDTFNDHRNAYGFTTNRLGALFDFYATNEQPSGTWNGLWEARARDFDGGWSIEMRIPFRSIRVKDQSQVWGVNFRRMVRWKNETSFLSAVPRSWGRRALTKVSNAATLLDIVPPKNGLNLDVKPYTLGSLLTNRSASPSVANKRDGNAGMDVKWGITSQVIADLTYRTDFAQVEDDDSQVNLTRFSLFVPEKREFFLEGQDAFAFGGTGGGGSGGGSSGGFNATGVGNTTDLSPILFYSRRIGLTGNMIAPIVGGARVLGRAGGWQVGALSMRTEEAPTASAPPTTFSVLRLNREIGRRSRIGLLATSRDPMADTSNVVGGVDAQINLRDDIAITGFAARSKTAGQPGDESSYRGKFDLNADRYGLLLEHLFVGNGFDPGVGFLRRSAFRRSLALARLSPRPAHIASVRRFTYQASADYITDSIGRAQSEEFKGAFITELSNGDVFNAEVSQAFERLDRPFAVARGVTVPVGSYRYNVARATYTLGTQRPVSGALVLARGSFYDGTLSEMTWRGRVDVSPRLVAEPTVSYNRISGPFGQGESNLIGSRLTYTMSPRMFAAALVQYQSRTQSMTTNVRLRWEYSPGSELFIVYSDGRLTDGPGFPALDNRSIIVKATRLFRW, encoded by the coding sequence ATGCCCCGCCTCTTTGACGCCGAAGGCAACCCTTCGGTCCGCCCCTGGGTGTGGGCCGGTTTTGTTGCCGCGCTGGCCCTGCTCGCGGTGCCCCCCAGGGCGTCGGCTCAGCGCAATCTGGACGCGAGCGCAGCTACGGCGGCCGAGCCCGGCAGTCGCCGCACCATGGTCCGCGAACCATCGGGCAAGGTCACGGTGCGTGCCACGCCACTGTCCGCGCCGGTCACGTTTGATGGCGCAGTAGACGAGGCGATGTACCGCCTCACCGAGCCGTACACCGACTTTGTGCAGCAGGAGCCACATGAAGGTGCGCCGGCGACCGAGCGCACCGAGGCGTGGATTTTTTTCGACGACAAGTACATCTACGTCGCCGCGAAACTTTACGAATCGCACCCCGAACATCGCGTCGCCAATGACATGCGTCGCGACGCCCCCAACCTGTACAACAACGATCATTTGGCGGTGATGTTCGACACGTTCAATGATCACCGGAACGCGTATGGCTTTACGACCAACCGGCTGGGCGCGTTGTTTGACTTCTACGCCACCAACGAACAGCCCAGCGGGACGTGGAACGGCCTCTGGGAGGCGCGCGCCCGTGATTTCGACGGCGGCTGGAGTATCGAAATGCGGATTCCTTTCCGCTCGATCCGGGTCAAAGACCAGAGCCAGGTGTGGGGCGTCAATTTCCGGCGCATGGTGCGCTGGAAGAATGAAACGTCGTTCCTGAGCGCGGTACCGCGTTCGTGGGGCCGACGCGCCCTCACCAAAGTGTCCAACGCCGCGACGCTGCTGGACATCGTGCCGCCCAAGAACGGGCTGAATCTCGATGTGAAGCCGTATACTCTCGGCTCGCTGCTCACCAACCGTTCGGCCTCTCCGTCCGTCGCCAACAAGCGCGACGGCAACGCCGGGATGGACGTCAAATGGGGCATCACGTCGCAAGTGATCGCCGACCTGACCTATCGCACCGATTTCGCCCAGGTTGAAGACGACGACTCGCAAGTCAACCTCACGCGTTTCTCGTTGTTCGTTCCCGAGAAGCGTGAATTTTTTCTCGAAGGTCAGGACGCCTTTGCCTTTGGAGGCACCGGCGGAGGTGGATCGGGTGGCGGCTCCAGTGGAGGATTCAATGCCACCGGCGTGGGCAACACCACCGATCTCTCTCCTATTCTGTTCTATAGCCGGCGCATTGGCCTGACCGGGAACATGATTGCCCCCATTGTCGGTGGCGCCCGCGTACTCGGACGCGCGGGCGGTTGGCAGGTGGGCGCGCTCAGCATGCGCACCGAGGAAGCACCGACGGCGTCTGCACCACCGACCACGTTTTCTGTACTGCGGCTGAATCGGGAAATCGGTCGGCGCAGTCGTATCGGCCTGTTGGCCACCAGCCGTGATCCCATGGCGGACACCAGCAACGTGGTGGGCGGTGTCGATGCGCAGATCAATCTCCGCGACGACATCGCGATCACGGGCTTTGCGGCACGCAGCAAGACGGCCGGCCAACCCGGCGATGAATCCAGCTATCGCGGCAAGTTCGACCTGAACGCCGATCGCTACGGACTGCTGCTGGAACATCTGTTTGTGGGCAACGGCTTCGACCCCGGCGTCGGCTTCCTGCGTCGATCGGCGTTCCGCCGCTCGCTGGCGCTGGCACGCCTGAGCCCGCGTCCCGCCCACATCGCGTCGGTGCGTCGGTTCACGTATCAAGCCAGCGCCGACTACATCACAGATTCCATCGGGCGCGCGCAATCCGAGGAATTCAAGGGCGCCTTCATCACGGAGCTGTCGAACGGTGATGTATTCAACGCCGAAGTATCACAGGCCTTCGAACGCCTCGACCGCCCGTTCGCTGTCGCGCGCGGGGTGACGGTCCCGGTTGGCAGCTATCGCTACAACGTGGCGCGTGCGACGTACACGCTGGGCACGCAGCGGCCGGTGAGCGGCGCCTTGGTGCTTGCGCGCGGCAGCTTCTACGATGGGACGCTGTCGGAGATGACCTGGCGCGGGCGCGTGGACGTCTCACCACGGCTGGTCGCCGAGCCCACGGTGTCGTACAACCGGATCAGTGGACCATTCGGCCAGGGCGAATCGAATCTGATCGGTTCACGACTCACCTACACCATGAGTCCGCGCATGTTCGCCGCGGCGCTCGTGCAGTATCAGTCGCGCACGCAATCGATGACCACCAACGTACGATTGCGCTGGGAGTATTCACCGGGCAGCGAGCTGTTCATCGTCTACAGCGACGGTCGGCTGACCGACGGTCCGGGCTTTCCGGCGCTCGACAACCGATCGATTATCGTGAAGGCCACGCGACTGTTTCGCTGGTAG
- a CDS encoding YncE family protein: MDRARRIPLTWAVALVASLATAGRAQVPGLTGTLVVTNKSPSTATIIDVASGRTLATLPTGPGPHEIALSTDGATAVVTDYSGPVGTRKTLSVIDVPGRRVVRTIDLGDYRSPHGIRFLPGDSLVAVTSEASRNVVIVSVSAGAVRRAIPTNFAGSHMIGITADGARGYTGNIGGNSVSEFDLKSWTFVRSFEVPAQPEAINVTPDGAEVWVGSNATGRVSVLELSTGTLTSAAEGVSWPYRVLFTPDVKTVVIPDLRNHEVRFIERVTRREISRLALPGAGPQGITITPDARYVFLSLSTQARVAIIDMKTRAVVGYVPAGDTPDGVVYTTTVSR; this comes from the coding sequence ATGGACCGTGCTCGCCGCATACCGTTGACCTGGGCCGTCGCGCTGGTCGCGTCGCTCGCGACCGCAGGAAGGGCTCAGGTGCCCGGCCTTACCGGCACGCTGGTCGTGACGAATAAATCGCCCTCCACCGCGACCATCATTGACGTGGCCTCGGGTCGCACGTTGGCCACGCTCCCCACGGGACCTGGTCCGCATGAAATCGCGCTCAGCACTGACGGGGCGACGGCCGTGGTCACCGACTACTCCGGCCCCGTGGGAACTCGCAAAACGCTGAGCGTGATCGATGTGCCGGGACGGCGGGTTGTGCGCACCATCGATCTGGGAGACTACCGCTCGCCGCACGGGATCAGGTTCCTGCCCGGCGATAGCCTGGTTGCCGTGACGTCAGAGGCGAGTCGGAATGTGGTGATCGTCAGCGTCTCCGCCGGTGCGGTTCGACGCGCCATTCCCACCAACTTCGCCGGATCGCACATGATCGGTATCACGGCCGACGGCGCGCGCGGATATACCGGCAACATTGGCGGCAACTCGGTGTCCGAATTCGATCTCAAGTCCTGGACGTTTGTGCGGAGTTTCGAGGTGCCAGCGCAGCCTGAGGCCATCAACGTGACCCCGGACGGTGCAGAGGTGTGGGTTGGCAGCAACGCCACCGGGCGCGTCAGCGTGCTCGAACTGTCAACCGGTACGCTCACGTCAGCCGCGGAGGGCGTCAGCTGGCCCTATCGCGTCCTGTTCACGCCCGACGTGAAAACCGTCGTGATTCCGGATCTTCGCAACCACGAGGTGCGGTTCATCGAGCGCGTAACTCGGCGCGAGATCTCACGGCTTGCCTTGCCCGGAGCCGGTCCACAGGGGATCACGATCACCCCCGATGCGCGGTACGTGTTCCTGTCGCTCAGCACGCAGGCCCGAGTCGCCATCATCGACATGAAAACTCGCGCCGTGGTGGGCTATGTGCCGGCGGGCGACACCCCGGACGGCGTGGTGTACACCACCACCGTATCGCGATAG
- a CDS encoding alpha/beta hydrolase, translating into MHRTLLLAVMLALPAASALAQPARVTSLSATSATSLGVGETFTITSRVLGEVRRINVYAPPGYTGSPAAIRVPVLYMPDGGLAEDFLHVAGLVQVLVGNGTMRPMLLVGIENTERRRDLTGPTSNDDDRKIAPRVGGSAAFRSFLRTELMPLIASRYRTTGETAIVGESLAGLFVVETFLREPALFDAYLAFDPSLWWNSSDLVDHADALMRARGARRSTLFLANSDEPVIAGLTRRLATVLEQGEFPGLTWQYAPMPEEQHATIYHPAALRAFRAVFKPVKP; encoded by the coding sequence ATGCATCGAACGCTGCTTCTGGCCGTCATGCTCGCGCTGCCGGCCGCCTCGGCGTTGGCGCAGCCTGCCCGCGTCACGTCCCTATCGGCTACGTCTGCCACATCGCTGGGCGTCGGTGAGACGTTTACCATCACCTCGCGCGTGCTCGGTGAAGTGCGGCGCATCAATGTGTACGCGCCGCCGGGTTACACCGGGTCGCCAGCCGCTATCCGTGTTCCGGTGTTGTACATGCCCGACGGTGGCCTCGCCGAGGATTTCCTGCACGTGGCCGGTCTCGTGCAAGTTCTGGTGGGGAACGGGACGATGCGTCCCATGCTGCTGGTGGGCATCGAGAACACCGAGCGTCGACGCGACCTGACCGGGCCGACGTCCAACGACGACGACCGAAAGATCGCGCCGAGGGTTGGCGGGTCGGCGGCGTTTCGGTCGTTCCTGCGCACGGAACTCATGCCGCTGATTGCCAGTCGCTATCGCACCACCGGTGAGACGGCCATCGTTGGCGAATCATTGGCGGGTCTGTTCGTGGTGGAAACGTTTCTGCGGGAGCCCGCCTTGTTTGACGCATATCTGGCATTCGACCCCAGTTTGTGGTGGAACAGCAGTGATCTGGTCGATCATGCCGACGCGTTGATGCGCGCGCGGGGCGCACGCAGGTCGACGCTGTTCCTGGCCAACAGCGATGAGCCGGTTATCGCCGGATTGACCCGGCGATTGGCGACCGTGCTGGAGCAGGGCGAATTTCCGGGCCTCACCTGGCAGTATGCGCCGATGCCGGAGGAGCAACACGCGACGATCTATCATCCGGCTGCGCTGCGGGCGTTTCGTGCCGTGTTCAAGCCGGTGAAACCGTAG
- a CDS encoding DinB family protein: protein MPFDLADGMAILGRTPSTLHALLHNLDPRWTNATEGPETWSPFVIVGHLLHSEMTDWMPRARLIRAQGSSRRFTPFDRFAQLRESQGRTLAQLLQSFAQARSASLATLTEWALTDADLALEGEHPEFGPVTLRQLLATWVVHDLGHIAQITRVMAKQYRDAIGPWRAYLPIVDR from the coding sequence GTGCCCTTTGATCTGGCCGACGGCATGGCCATCCTTGGCCGCACGCCGTCCACCTTGCATGCGCTGCTGCACAACCTGGATCCTCGATGGACCAACGCCACGGAAGGGCCCGAGACGTGGAGTCCCTTTGTCATCGTGGGTCATCTCCTGCACAGTGAAATGACCGACTGGATGCCGCGCGCCCGGCTGATACGGGCGCAAGGCAGCAGCCGTCGTTTCACGCCTTTCGATCGCTTCGCGCAGCTGCGCGAGAGTCAAGGTCGGACACTCGCCCAGCTGTTGCAGTCGTTCGCACAGGCCCGCTCGGCAAGCCTGGCAACACTGACGGAGTGGGCGTTGACTGATGCCGATCTGGCGCTGGAAGGCGAACATCCGGAGTTTGGACCGGTCACCCTGCGACAGCTGCTGGCCACCTGGGTGGTACATGACCTCGGACATATCGCACAGATCACGCGGGTGATGGCGAAGCAGTACCGCGATGCCATAGGACCGTGGCGCGCATACCTGCCGATTGTCGATCGGTAG